One window of the Camelus dromedarius isolate mCamDro1 chromosome 15, mCamDro1.pat, whole genome shotgun sequence genome contains the following:
- the SUPT7L gene encoding STAGA complex 65 subunit gamma codes for MLRYWGEIPISSSQTNRSSFDLLPREFRLVEVHDPPLHQPSANKPKRPTMLDIPSEPCSLTIHTIQLIQHNRRLRNLIATAQAQNQQQTEGVKTEESEPLPSCPGSPPLPDDLLPLDCKNPNAPFQIRHSDPESDFYRGKGEPVTELSWHSCRQLLYQAVATILAHAGFECANESVLETLTDVAHEYCLKFTKLLRFAVDQEARLGQTPFPDVMEQVFHEVGIGSVLSLQKFWQHRIKDYHSYMLQISKQLSEEYERIVNPEKATEDTKPVKIKEEPVSDITFPVSEELEVDLASGDQSLPMGVLGAQSERFPSNLEVEASPQASSTEVNASPLWNLAHVKMEPQESEEGNVSGHGVLGSDVFEEPMSGMSEAGIPQSPDDSDSSYGSHSTDSLMGSSPVFNQRCKKRMRKI; via the exons ATGCTGAGATATTGGGGAGAGATACCAATTTCATCAAGCCAGACCAACAGAAGTTCCTTTGACTTGCTCCCTCGGGAGTTCCGACTGGTGGAAGTCCATGACCCACCCTTGCACCAACCCTCAGCCAACAAGCCCAAGCGCCCCACTATGCTGGACATTCCCTCAGAGCCTTGCAGCCTCACCATCCATACCATTCAGCTGATCCAGCACAACCGACGTCTGCGCAACCTCATTGCCACAGCTCAGGCCCAGAATCAGCAACAGACAGAAGGTGTAAAGACTGAAGAGAGTGAACCTCTTCCATCCTGTCCTGGGTCACCTCCTCTTCCTGATGACCTCCTTCCTTTAGATTGTAAGAATCCCAACGCACCATTCCAGATTCGGCACAGTGACCCAGAGAGTGACTTTTATCG TGGGAAAGGGGAACCTGTGACTGAACTCAGCTGGCACTCCTGCCGGCAGCTCCTCTACCAGGCAGTGGCCACAATCCTGGCTCACGCAGGCTTTGAGTGTGCTAATGAAAGTGTCCTGGAGACCCTAACTGACGTGGCACATGAGTACTGCCTTAAGTTCACCAAGTTGCTGCGCTTTGCTGTGGATCAGGAGGCCCGGCTGGGGCAGACTCCTTTCCCCGACGTCATGGAGCAGGTGTTCCATGAAGTGGGCATTGGCAGTGTGCTCTCCCTCCAGAAGTTCTGGCAGCACCGCATCAAGGACTATCACAGTTACATGCTACAG ATTAGTAAACAGCTCTCTGAAGAGTATGAAAGGATTGTCAATCCTGAGAAGGCCACAGAGGACACTAAACCTGTAAAGATCAAGGAGGAACCTGTAAGCGACATCACCTTCCCTGTCAGTGAGGAACTGGAGGTTGACCTGGCTTCTGGAGACCAGTCATTGCCCATGGGAGTCCTCGGGGCTCAGAGCGAGCGCTTCCCATCCAACCTGGAGGTCGAGGCTTCACCACAGGCTTCAA GTACGGAGGTGAATGCTTCCCCCCTTTGGAACTTGGCCCATGTAAAAATGGAGCCTCAAGAGAGTGAAGAAGGCAACGTGTCCGGGCATGGCGTGCTGGGCAGTGATGTGTTCGAGGAGCCCATGTCAGGCATGAGTGAAGCTGGGATCCCCCAGAGCCCTGATGACTCAGACAGCAGCTATGGCTCCCACTCCACTGACAGCCTCATGGGGTCCTCCCCTGTTTTCAACCAGCGCTGCAAGAAGAGGATGAGGAAAATATAA
- the GPN1 gene encoding GPN-loop GTPase 1 isoform X1: protein MAAPAAAMEPQASGGPRLPVCLLVLGMAGSGKTTFVQRLTGHLHSQGSPPYVINLDPAVHEVPFPANIDIRDTVKYKEVMKQYGLGPNGGIVTSLNLFATRFDQVMKFIEKAQNMSKYVLIDTPGQIEVFTWSASGTIITEALASSFPTIVIYVMDTSRSTNPVTFMSNMLYACSILYKTKLPFIVVMNKTDIIDHSFAVEWMQDFEAFQDALNQETTYVSNLTRSMSLVLDEFYSSLRVVGVSAVLGTGLDELFVQVASAAEEYEREYRPEYERLKKSLARAQSQQQEEQLERLRKDMGSVALDTGTAAGSSSPVLDPSDLILTRGTLDEEDEEADSDTDDIDHRVTEESHEEPAFQNFMQESMAQYWKRNNK, encoded by the exons ATGGCCGCGCCCGCAGCTGCCATGGAGCCGCAAGCTTCTGGGGGTCCCCGGCTCCCAGTGTGTCTGTTGGTGTTGGGAATGGCGGGATCTGGGAAAACTACCTTTGTACAG AGGCTCACGGGACATCTGCATAGTCAAGGCTCTCCACCATATGTGATCAACCTGGACCCAGCTGTGCATGAAGTTCCCTTTCCTGCCAATATTG atATTCGTGACACTGTGAAGTATAAAGAAGTCATGAAACA GTATGGACTTGGGCCCAATGGTGGCATAGTAACCTCACTCAATCTCTTTGCTACCAGATTTGATCAG gtaATGAAATTTATTGAGAAGGCCCAGAACATGTCTAA GTATGTCTTGATTGACACACCTGGACAGATTGAAGTATTTACTTGGTCAGCTTCTGGGACAATCATCACCGAGGCCCTG GCATCCTCATTCCCAACAATTGTCATTTATGTAATGGATACATCTCGAAGTACCAACCCAGTGACCTTCATGTCCAATATGCTCTATGCCTGCAG CATCTTGTACAAAACCAAGCTGCCTTTTATTGTGGTCATGAATAAA ACTGACATCATTGATCACAGCTTTGCAGTGGAATGGATGCAGGATTTTGAAGCTTTCCAAGATGCCTTGAATCAAGAAACTACATATGTCAGTAACCTGACTCGCTCGATGAGCCTGGTGTTAGATGAGTTTTACAGCTCACTCAGG GTGGTGGGTGTGTCTGCTGTTCTGGGTACAGGCTTAGATGAACTCTTTGTCCAAGTTGCCAGTGCTGCAGAAGAATATGAAAG AGAGTATCGTCCTGAATATGAACGTCTGAAGAAATCACTG GCCCGCGCACAGAGCCAGCAGCAGGAAGAACAGCTGGAACGCCTTCGGAAAGATATGGGCTCTGTAGCCTTGGATACAGGGACTGCTGCAG GCAGCTCATCTCCTGTGCTGGACCCTTCTGACTTGATCCTGACTCGGGGAACCTTGGATGAAGAGGATGAGGAAGCAGACAGTGATACTGATGATATTGACCACAGAG TTACAGAGGAAAGCCATGAAGAGCCAGCATTCCAGAACTTTATGCAAGAATCAATGGCGCAGTACTGGAAGAGAAACAACAAATAG
- the GPN1 gene encoding GPN-loop GTPase 1 isoform X2 has product MAAPAAAMEPQASGGPRLPVCLLVLGMAGSGKTTFVQRLTGHLHSQGSPPYVINLDPAVHEVPFPANIDIRDTVKYKEVMKQYGLGPNGGIVTSLNLFATRFDQVMKFIEKAQNMSKYVLIDTPGQIEVFTWSASGTIITEALASSFPTIVIYVMDTSRSTNPVTFMSNMLYACSILYKTKLPFIVVMNKTDIIDHSFAVEWMQDFEAFQDALNQETTYVSNLTRSMSLVLDEFYSSLRVVGVSAVLGTGLDELFVQVASAAEEYEREYRPEYERLKKSLARAQSQQQEEQLERLRKDMGSVALDTGTAAGSSSPVLDPSDLILTRGTLDEEDEEADSDTDDIDHRGASCC; this is encoded by the exons ATGGCCGCGCCCGCAGCTGCCATGGAGCCGCAAGCTTCTGGGGGTCCCCGGCTCCCAGTGTGTCTGTTGGTGTTGGGAATGGCGGGATCTGGGAAAACTACCTTTGTACAG AGGCTCACGGGACATCTGCATAGTCAAGGCTCTCCACCATATGTGATCAACCTGGACCCAGCTGTGCATGAAGTTCCCTTTCCTGCCAATATTG atATTCGTGACACTGTGAAGTATAAAGAAGTCATGAAACA GTATGGACTTGGGCCCAATGGTGGCATAGTAACCTCACTCAATCTCTTTGCTACCAGATTTGATCAG gtaATGAAATTTATTGAGAAGGCCCAGAACATGTCTAA GTATGTCTTGATTGACACACCTGGACAGATTGAAGTATTTACTTGGTCAGCTTCTGGGACAATCATCACCGAGGCCCTG GCATCCTCATTCCCAACAATTGTCATTTATGTAATGGATACATCTCGAAGTACCAACCCAGTGACCTTCATGTCCAATATGCTCTATGCCTGCAG CATCTTGTACAAAACCAAGCTGCCTTTTATTGTGGTCATGAATAAA ACTGACATCATTGATCACAGCTTTGCAGTGGAATGGATGCAGGATTTTGAAGCTTTCCAAGATGCCTTGAATCAAGAAACTACATATGTCAGTAACCTGACTCGCTCGATGAGCCTGGTGTTAGATGAGTTTTACAGCTCACTCAGG GTGGTGGGTGTGTCTGCTGTTCTGGGTACAGGCTTAGATGAACTCTTTGTCCAAGTTGCCAGTGCTGCAGAAGAATATGAAAG AGAGTATCGTCCTGAATATGAACGTCTGAAGAAATCACTG GCCCGCGCACAGAGCCAGCAGCAGGAAGAACAGCTGGAACGCCTTCGGAAAGATATGGGCTCTGTAGCCTTGGATACAGGGACTGCTGCAG GCAGCTCATCTCCTGTGCTGGACCCTTCTGACTTGATCCTGACTCGGGGAACCTTGGATGAAGAGGATGAGGAAGCAGACAGTGATACTGATGATATTGACCACAGAG GAGCTTCCTGTTGTTGA
- the CCDC121 gene encoding coiled-coil domain-containing protein 121, whose product MSVTTRMGAQLGTASRKWRHWLSDCRGPPNEPLIVVGQGLLRKTPGWLDERGPWGPQSTNGKRVRFPVCLQGAGNRVAGEPTPRARPAAKDVKQLTAGRSSTWAGYNPWSRWAARRPVELSREKLGKRVTWGSYFCFSPAFGSRACSRAVSPKPSYRDLWEERLAAELIKLAEDSSNPLQPDVSFVYNFLNQEKLTKAEKRFKEKAMVEMMKLDKQIKEFQVRLEPLVEQTRQLLTEKAHVQEENQFFLEYMTKHTEEAKQRAEKLWNDCLQQSREIEQTRQKLASKYVEKNSALKTEFLQKANILSNLNQQLHRMRDVFIIKEKQEKEIQTLQEEIKKTPAETAAKKEAMLVQFLQEKASLAAQLSELDARRVGKRPTNGIQALEKAAKQYTLDFHSSVNRQNQRLQKEIPQLIQKYRKLEATQSHIKKKKQHLQQEQWYLECLSRGRQRLQERRNLCPNGQGTPKDHTEPCPRHQIKDASRVIPKITLTRSGLEQGFLGAT is encoded by the exons ATGTCCGTGACGACCCGGATGGGGGCCCAACTGGGAACAGCGTCTAGGAAGTGGAGGCACTGGCTGAGTGACTGCAGGGGGCCTCCCAATGAGCCGCTCATCGTTGTCGGGCAGGGCCTGCTGCGAAAGACCCCGGGCTGGCTGGACGAGAGGGGACCCTGGGGCCCCCAGAGTACGAACGGGAAGAGAGTGCGTTTTCCTGTCTGCCTCCAGGGAGCGGGAAACAGAGTAGCCGGAGAACCGACCCCTAGGGCTCGGCCAGCAGCCAAGGATGTTAAGCAGCTCACGGCGGGACGGTCCTCGACCTGGGCGGGGTACAACCCCTGGAGTCGCTGGGCCGCGCGGAGGCCTGTGGAGCTCAGCCGGGAGAAACTGGGAAAACGCGTCACATGGGGAAGCTATTTCTGCTTCTCGCCAGCCTTCGGCTCTAGGGCTTGCTCCCGGGCGGTCTCCCCAAAGCCATCGTACCGTGATTTGTGGGAGGAACGTTTGGCTGCCGAGCTTATCAA GTTAGCGGAAGACTCCAGCAACCCCCTTCAACCGGATGTTAGTTTCGTATATAATTTTCTCAACCAAGAGAAGCTAACGAAGGCAGAAAAGAGGTTTAAAGAAAAGGCAATGGTGGAAATGATGAAGCTGGACAAGCAAATCAAAGAATTTCAAGTCCGACTAGAACCCCTAGTGGAGCAAACCAGGCAGTTACTCACCGAAAAGGCACATGTTCAGGAGGAAAACCAGTTCTTTCTGGAATACATGACCAAGCACACTGAGGAGGCTAAACAGCGAGCCGAGAAGCTGTGGAACGACTGTTTACAACAAAGTAGGGAGATTGAACAAACGAGACAAAAATTAGCCTCCAAATATGTGGAAAAAAATTCAGCGCTTAAAACAGAGTTCCTACAGAAGGCAAATATCCTATCCAATCTGAATCAGCAATTGCACCGAATGAGGGACGTTTTCATAATAAAGgagaaacaggagaaagaaaTTCAGACATTACAGGAGGAGATAAAGAAAACCCCGGCTGAGACAGCTGCAAAGAAGGAGGCCATGCTGGTCCAATTCCTCCAGGAAAAAGCATCACTGGCGGCACAACTGAGTGAGCTAGACGCCAGGCGAGTGGGAAAGAGACCAACAAATGGGATTCAGGCCTTGGAGAAGGCAGCAAAGCAGTACACTTTGGACTTCCACAGTAGTGTCAACAGACAGAACCAGCGGTTACAGAAGGAAATTCCACAGCTAATTCAGAAATACCGGAAGTTGGAGGCTACTCAGAgccatataaaaaagaaaaagcagcatcTGCAGCAGGAGCAGTGGTACCTGGAGTGCTTAAGCCGCGGGAGGCAACGGCTGCAAGAAAGGCGTAATCTGTGCCCAAATGGACAGGGTACTCCCAAAGACCACACTGAACCCTGCCCTAGGCACCAAATCAAGGATGCTTCCAGAGTAATTCCTAAAATAACTCTGACTAGGTCCGGACTGGAGCAAGGGTTCTTAGGTGCTACCTAA